The genomic segment TCTAACCCAATGAAAATATTGATAAAGAAGATATGGCCGCACAAATATCACAGAAGATTGCAAATTTGATAACTGGATCACACTCCGCAAAGCAGGTTACAAAAATCCAGTAAATGCCTTTTTAATACACTACCCAGCTCTTATTTAACTCCTCAAAATAACCCTGGAGTATGCATCCCCCCTAATCATAATGACCATAGCCCTTGAGGTGAGAAAATCATGATCACATCGCTAATCAACGAACAGCTGATTTGCCTTGATTTAAAAGCAACAACCAAAGAGCAGGTGTTTTCCGAGCTGGCAGATCTGCTGTCTAAACAGGGAAAAATCGGTGATAAAGAGCAGTTTTTAAATGATATCCGTGCTCGTGAAGAGCTGGGAAATACAGGGTTTGAAGAGGGAATAGCCCTTCCCCACGCTAAGAGTAAAGCCGTCACCACACCGGCAGTCGCTATCGGGATCAGCCGTAGCGGAATCGACTATGGCGCAGAAGATGGCCTGCCCTCCAAACTGTTTTTCATGATCGCTTCACCAGACGGCGGCGCCGACCACCACATAGAGGTCCTTGCAGAGCTCTCATCAAAACTGATTGAAGAGGGATTTGTAGAGGCCTTTATGTCCGCCAAGACTCAGGAGCAGGCACTTGAGCTGCTGCTGGAGAGACAGGAGAAGCCAGAGGCTCTTGCACAGGGAGAGTCCAAGGGATTCATTATTGGTGTGACCGGCTGTCCTGCGGGGGTGGCCCATACCTATCTGGCTGCCGAAGCCCTGGAGAAAGCTGCAAGCAAACTTGGCTACCAGATCAAGGTTGAAACCAACGGCTCTATCGGGGTGAAAAATAGCCCAACCCCTGAAGAGATCGCCCGGGCTGATGCCATAGTGATCGGCTGTGATAAGCAGGTCGATATGCAGAGGTTTGCAGGCAAGAGACTGATCAAGACCGGGGTTAAGGCTCCGATCAAAGATGCCCCTGGTCTGATTGAACAGGCGCTGCAAGCTCCCGAGTACCAGGCCGGCAACGAGTCCTCCTCCTTAGAAAAACAATCTGCGGCGCGCAGTCGCTCGGCACTCTACACCTACCTGATGAACGGTGTCTCCCATATGATCCCGTTTGTTGTTACCGGGGGTCTTCTGATCGCTCTGTCACTGGCGATTGGTGGTGAGCCCACGGCCGCCGGAATGGCGATTCCCAAAGGGAGTATGTGGCAATCGGTGATGGATGTGGGGGTCGTCGCCTTCACCCTGATGATCCCGATCCTGGCGGGTTATATCGCCTATGCGATTGGTGATCGCCCGGCACTGGCCCCGGGCTTTATCGGTGGCTGGATTGCCGCTCACGGCTCCTTCTACGGAGCAGCTGCTGGTACTGGATTTATCGGTGCAATTATCGCAGGTCTGCTGGTTGGTTACTTTGTTCGCTGGTTGGCGTCACGTAACTACCATAAGATGATCCAGCCGCTGGTTCCGATCATCATTGCCCCCATCGTTGGTACCCTGTTTATCTCCTGCATGTTCATCTTCGTGATAGGAGCTCCGATCGCCAGCCTGATGGACAGCATGAACCAGATGCTGTTGCACATGAGTACTGGCAACGTGATCCTGCTGGGCATAGTACTCGGTGGCATGGCCGGCTTTGATATGGGTGGTCCGGTGAACAAGGTCGCCTTCCTGTTCTCGGTCGGCATGATTGCCAATGGCCAAACCCAGTTCATGGGAGCCATGGCCTGTGCAATTCCGGTCGCTCCACTGGGGATGGGACTGGCAACCCTGATCGGCCGCAAGCTGGATATCTTTGAGAAGACCGAAATTGAGGCAGGTAAGGCCGCCGGAGCCATGGGACTGGTTGGCATCTCTGAGGGGGCGATTCCATTCGCAGCCCAAGATCCCTTCTCGGTGATCCCTGCTAACATGATCGGTAGCATGGTCGCCGCCGTCCTGGCATTTTCTTTCGGAGTGACCGATAGCGTTGCCCACGGTGGCCCTATCGTAGCCCTGCTCGGCGCAATGAATAAGCCCTTCATCGCTATTTTGTGCATGATCGCCGGAACCGTTGCCACCGCTCTGGTTGCAGTATTCCTGAAAAAGATGCGCAAGGTTCGTTCGCAGGCAAAAGAGAGCCAGCTAGAAGCTCAGTCTGAAGGCGCTGTTGCTTAACTGACATTTAAGCCAAACCCCCTCGGAATATCGAGGGGGTTTCTCCAAAGAAGATATCCGATCACATCCCCTGGCTGACATCTCCCGGATTTAATTTCGGTTGCTTTGCAGCTCCCTTCGCCAGCCATTCCGGATAGTACTTGTGATATTTAGACTCAATACTGGGCATATTCTCACGGGCCCACTGCTGAGAATCCAGGGTTAACTCAACCCACTCACTCTCCTGGAGCCACTCTTTAAATTCGGGAGACTTCATCTGCTCAGGCGTTACGGGAGCAAGAGAGAAACGCGCCTTCCAAAATCCGATACGTGGGGTCACCCGGGCGTAATAGACCTTATTCGGAGCAAGCTCCGCGGACATAAAGTCGGCGCTCTCCCCCACCACCATAAACAGGTGTTTCCCCGGTTCCAGAGCATAGACCACCTTCTTTTTCGCGGCTAATATTCCTACCAGCTCAGGTTTTTTCTGGACGATCTCAAATACACTGGATTGGATCCCAAACGCCATCCCTGAAGGGCGCATAAACACCAGCAGTGACTTCCCGGGCTCAGGCTGAAGACTCACCTGAGAAGAAGAAACAGGTTTCATATGTTTGACCGTCCCGGCGCAACCTGCAAGTAGCAATAATGAAAAACACAGCAATCCAACACTGCTCATACGAGAGTAGACTTTATTTTTCATAACTTATGTCCTTAATTATTCACCCTTGATGCTCCTTAGTATAGATGCGAAAATAAATCCTGCTTTTATTTGTTATTTACAATCGTCTCAATACTTTACCCAAACTTCTATAATTCACCGATTCAAAGTTAGGTAAAAAGATTATCTTTAATCCACTTCATACTCAGGCTATTAAATAGCCAAGATAAACACAGGGTTCCATTCCACCAGCTCATTAACAATAAGTAACACCTACGCATCCAATATAACAAGGGATATATAATATGGCACTGTGATTAATTGACTACTCATAAAGTGACTCATAAATTTAAGGGGTTCACCCGATAGAAAGGACCCATTTGATTACCATATAATATTTAAGGGGAAAGATTCTGTTCAAAATAACCCCACCTATTATGCTGTTTAAAATCAAGGGATATAATTATGAAGCTGATAATTCATTTTACCGGAACCGGTGATGACCCAGGCTCAATCACAAAAAAAGAGGAAAGGGAAGTAAAACAGACTCACTGTATTTCACAACAGTGCAATCACCCCCTCTCCGGGAGTAATCGCCAATATTGCAGAGTATGCCGGAAAGATAACTTTTGTAGTCAGTGTGCTCCCAGCAGAGAGGATTACTTTAACCTCAGTGTTTGCAATGATTGCTACACTGAAATTCAACGCAAAGGGCTTGAGAGTGGTATTGCTGATTTTATTAATAATCGATTCTACTTTGAAACCCATCAACTGGAGGGCTCGACAGCACTTCTCATTATCAATGGCTGTCATAAGACAGATGTTGCAGGAAAAGTTGGAAGGATATTCCCGGACTTAAGTATTATCTGCGAAAAGCTACGCCGTTTATTTAATGGCAATAAATTCCCAATCACTGAATATTCTCTTAGAAGCTCATTGGGTGATGCATATGGTGGTTTCTATTACCATGAAAGTAGGAGTGGGATGTTTTCCTCAGACATTGAAAATCTAAAACAGGTTGACTATAAAATAGTTGATCACCTAATCTTAAGTGGTTATAGCCGAGGTGCGGTCACCTGTTTTGCGTTTGCTAAATACCTGAATCAAAGAAATCTTAACGATATTCCTGTATATATTTTTGCCGACCAACCCGTGCCGGGGAATCACTGGCAAAATAGCTTTAGTATCTCTCAAAAACACATAAACCTTACCAGCTGCACCAATATAAAATTCTGCAAAGTTATACTCGGATCCTACGATAAAAAGAGCATGCCGATGGAGAGGAGAACATTTTATAAGCAAATGCTTCCTGACTTTAATCCCAGAACCGAATTGGAGATAGAGAGGATTCCGGTGCCGGATCATGATTATAGTGAACATTTTTTAAGCCTTTCCTATGCTTATGCTCGAGACTTTTTTGTAAACTCTCTGGATCGCTATGGTATACAAGCCTGTATATATCAGTTTGATTTCAATAGTGAACTCAACAGCTTATATCAAAAACACAGAGATTATCGCTTTGCAGCGCCCGGTTTCGAACAATCCATTTTCATGGGAGGTGAAAGGGAGGCGGGGTTCAGGCCACCTAGGGAGCCACAATTCCAAACTAGCAATGCATTCTCCCATCACTATTCGAAGATTAAGCGCAAACCTGAGTGGACCACACAGCAGCAAAACAGCTGTATCTCAACAGACTGTGAAAACCCAACCCGGATGGGTCACAGACATCACTGCCGTCTTTGCGGAACCGGACACTTTTGTGACACCTGTGCTCCGAAGAGAAAGTACTTCAGAAACGAGCGGCTGTGTAATGCCTGTCATAAAAACTATCTCAACTTCGCCAGGCATCAGGTTGAGATGAACCCCAGATCTAGCCATGCTCTACAGGAGATAGATTGGGCAAATGAAGAGCTCATCGCAAAGTTAGCAAATGAAGCTTCAATAAGACTTAACTGACCCTCTAAGGAGAAGCGGCAGCTAAATCTTGCTCCGTGAGAACTTCGTACCATGGATGGTGCGAGCCTCGGGAGTGATATGTTGGCCGCATATTGCGATGAAGACAAGATTATCTGATGCTATCGAAGGCTATTATGCTTGACTCAAACTTGAGGATTCATGGTAAATTCCAACTTTGATCCAAGACAGTTGGTTTACAGGAGTCAAAGAGTCGATGGCTCAACGAAAAATTCAATTTATGCTGATGAGTTGGCTCCTGCTGGCGATCATTCCTGCGGGCTTTATCATCACTCAGATCTCGCTCTTTCCCGGGATATCACTCGATGGGGCTTCATCGAGCCTGCTGTACTGGATCACCCGCAGCGGTAATGCGCCGGATGGTGCCTTGACCGTGGTCGTGGTACTGCTCCTTGGGCTCTTCTACCTGCCCCGCCGGATCTTTCGTAGATTAGTCCTGGCGCTTATCATCAGCCTCACCCTCAGCCTGAGCCTGAGCCACCAACTCAAAAACTACTTTCAGGAGCCCCGCCCCAATATAGTGTGGCTCGCCAGTCAGGATCTGTTGTCGGTTCCCGGGTTTTATCAACAACCAAGCTCCCAAAGGGCTGAGCTGATGAGCTCTGCTCTACAGCGCATGGATGCCAGCCAGCTTATTTCACCCTCTATTGAGCGCCACTGGGAAAAGGAGGTTGGCTATGCCTTTCCGTCGGGACACACCATCTTTGCCACCACCCTGGCACTGGTTGCCGCCTACTACTTTCTCAGTGCAGGCTTCATCCTGATACCGGTTATTATCTGTGGCTGGAGCCTTGCCATGGGGCTGAGCCGAATGCTGCTCGGGATGCACTGGCCCGTTGATGTGCTGGTATCCGTACTGTTAGCCGGAATGATCTCAGCCCTGGCCATTGGGGTGACCCATCGCCTGGGACTGATGCTGAAAAAGAGGGATCAACCAACCCGCTAAATCAGTCAGCGGAAGAGAGGTAATAAAAAACCGGATCATTAGATCCGGTTTTTTACAAATCAGCCGTAGCAGATTACTTGAGTACTTCCTGCAGCCAGGGCCAGCCCTGCTTCTTACGGCTCAGGGTGTTCTCCATCATCAGCTTGCCATCTTTGGCATAGCCTTCGAGCTTACCGGCCCACTCTCCCTGATACAGAAGACGAGTCGTCGCGGTGGTGATATCGGTCAGCATCAGAGCCGCCAGAGCCAAGCCATCGCGCTCACAGCGCTCTGTCAGATCGGCCTGCAGCTCATCAATCATCCCATCGACCTGCTCCAGAGTCGCCAGTTCAATCTGACCCACAACCACCTTACGATCATTGTATGGATACGCCTTGAGATCTTTCTCAACCAGCTCGGATGCACTCAGGCCTGCGATATCCGTCTTGGCAATCAACAGCTCCTTGATATAGCCATCCAGATCTTCGATTCCCGCCAAAGGTGCCAGGGCGTGAACCGCATCCTTATCTTTATCGGTACAGGTTGGAGACGCAAAACCGACGGTATCGCTCAGGATTGCCGACATCATCAGCATCGCCATAGGGCGGGTGATCTCAACCTTTTCAATCTGCAACAGGTTAAACAGCACGGTACAGCTACAACCCACAGGCCAGATCCAGGCTTCGAGAGGGTTGGTAGTGGTGACATCACCCAGGCGATGATGATCGATGATCCCCAGGATCTCAGCCTCGGCGATATCGTCAGGTGCCTGAGTCAGATCGGAATAATCCACCAGCCATACCTTCTGTCCGGCAACCCCGGTACACATCTCGGGCGCATTAACCCCGGCGCGATCCAGAATAAACTGAGTTTCACGGTTCAACTCACCCTGACGTACCGCTTTAGCCTCTTCACCACGGGCCTTGAGGAGTTCGACCGCGACCAGTGCGGTACAGATGCTGTCACTATCCGGGCTCTTGTGCCCAACCACTTGAATCATGATATTTCCTTGAAACAGATATAAATCGATTTTTCTCGAAAGAAAGCCGCCATATCATACTAGGGTGTTCGATGAAAGTCATGAGGGAATCAATTGGGTTATCCCCCCTCAGGAGCGGCTTGGGATCAGCTGCATCCCCACATAAACAGCCGCCAGACACACCACCACATTGATCACCACATTCAGGGCCGCCTTGATGAATGCCCCCTGCTCCAGCAGCAGGATGTTATCCAGGGCAAAGGAGGAGAAGGTGGTCAAGGCCCCCAAAAGCCCCACCATAATAAAGGGACGCCAGGGGATCCCACTGAGCCACTGGTGCTGGATCAGCGAAACCATCAATCCCATGATAAGGGATCCCAAAATATTGACCGTCATGGTCCCATAAGGAAAACCACGCCCGAGCAACCAGGCCATCAGCTCTGAGATGCCAAATCGCATACAGGCACCAATCGCTCCACCCAGGGCAACAAAGGCCAACGCAAACATATCTTCTCCTCTTAACAAAAAATCGGGCAGAGAGTCCCTGCCCTCACAAAAAACGTTTCAGGATATTCTCAAAACCAGGATATCACCGGGTAATTGATGAATGAGGCTGTGCAGATGTCCATCAAGCCTGAATATGGATGAACTATGGGTATTCCCAAGTAGCATCAGATCCGGCTTCAGCTCCCTCTGCCCCCTGAGGAGCAGCTGCTCCACCTCACCGGTTTTCAGCAGGCAAGCCTTGAGGGTGAATTCATCGGATTGCTCGAGTGCTGTTGCCATCTCACGGTCTGCAAGCTGCAGCTGTTTCAGATGTTCTCCCGGCTCCTCTTCCAGATCTAAGGCTATGTTCGCATGCTGCAAAAGCTCGGTTACATGCAAGGCCGTTAACCTTCCTCCCAATCCGCAGGCAATCTGATCCGCCATGCTTAACAAAACTGGCGTTGTCGGCTCAAAGTCGACAGCCGCCAGCAGCGACATAGGGTGACACCAGTCTCGCTTCGCCTCAAGGATCAAGAGATCGCAAGCACAATGCTGGACTAGCCCATGCAGCTCATCCCCCTCCAACAGGCGATAGAGAGGAGAGAGATGATGTTGCCCCATAATAATGAGATCGGGTTGGCTCTCTTTAAGTTGTGACGCCAGATCATCGGCCAGGGAGCCTACCCCCATTACCTGCTTACTGATATGCCCGGGCAATTGAGGAAGCCATTGCTCCAACTGCTGTCTTGCCCCATAGATGAGCTCCTCCAGGTTTTGCTCAGCCTCGGCTGAGCCGAAAAGCCGTCCAAGAAACGAGCGGTGGTGAGGCTCGGCCACATACACCAACTCAAGCTCAGCCTCACGGGACTTAGCAAACTCGGCGGCACGCCTCAAGTAACTCTCGTCCGGATTGAGCAGATCAACACAGCACAGGATACACCGGTAACCGACTGCGGAGCGGGTCTTAATTGGCATCATCATCTCTCCACTACAACTTAAGCCTGACACTGCTCTATGGCAACAGCAATGGCCACCGAGGCCCCCACCATGGGGTTGTTCCCCATCCCGATGAGGCCCATCATCTCGACGTGAGCCGGAACTGAGGATGACCCGGCAAACTGGGCATCGCAATGCATCCGCCCCATGGTATCCGTCATCCCGTAAGAGGCTGGACCTGCCCCCACATTATCCGGATGCAGGGTGCGCCCGGTTCCTCCGCCAGAGGCCACCGAAAAGTAACTCTCCCCACTGGCGAGCCGCTGCTTCTTATAGGTTCCCGCCACCGGGTGCTGAAAGCGGGTCGGGTTGGTTGAGTTGCCGGTAATTGAGATATCAACCTGCTCATGATGCATGATCGCAACCCCCTCTGAAACATCATCCGCACCATAACAGAGGATCTCTCCCCGGGGCCTTCACTAAAGCGTCGACAACCGATGATCTCCAGCTCGCCACTGTGGTAATGATACTGAGTTTGAACATAGCTAAAGCCATTGATTCGGGAGATAAGATAAGCCGCGTCCTTACCCAGGCCATTGAGGATCACCTTGAGGGGCTCCTTTCTGACCCGGTTGGCATTAAGGGCTATTTTGATCGCCCCCTCGGCGGCCGCAAAAGACTCGTGACCCGCCAGGAAACAGAAGCAGTGACTTTGCTCACTCAGCAGGCGACGGGCAAGCTTCCCATGGCCCAAACCAACCTGGCGCTGCTCGGCAACCGAGCCTGGAATACAAAAGGCCTGCAGCCCCTCACCTAAATATTCGGCAGCTTCGGCTGCTGTTTTTGCGCCCTTTTTAAGGGCGACAAAGGCCCCAGAGTGTAGGCCCAGGCCGCATCATCAAAGGCGATGGGTTGAGTCTCCCGAACGATTTTCTGAGGATCAACTCCATGAGCCAGGCAGTACTCCTGAGCCTGCTCCAGTGAATCAGCCCCATAGCTTTGAAGAATCGGAGTGATCTGCTCAATACGACGCTGATAATTTTCAAAAAGTGACATGACAGACTCCTTACTGATGACGGGGATTAATGGTACGAGCGGCTTCATCGAAACGGCCATAACAGCCTTTGGTCTCGGCCAGGGCTTTTTCGGGTGGGCATCCCTCGGCCAATAGAGCCATCAGCTTTCCCTGGTGAATAAACTCGTAGCCGATAATCTCATCATGTTCATCCAGAGCCAGACGGGTGATATACCCCTCAGCCATCTGCAGATAGCGAGCTCCTTTAGCCTGTGTGCCATAGTGAGTCCCCACCTGACTGACAAGCCCTTTTCCCAGATCTTCAAGGCAGGCACCGATCGATAATCCCCCTTCAGAAAAGGCGGTTTGAGTGCGCCCATAGGCGTATTGGAGAAAGATTTCACGCATCGCGACATTAATCGCATCACACACCAGGTCGGTATTGAGTGCTTCAAGAATGGTTTTACCTGTGAGGATCTCTGCCGCCATCGCCGCAGATTGGGTCATCCCGGAGCAACCGACCGTTTCGATCAGTGCCTCTTCGATGATCCCCTGCTTGATGTTCAGAGTCAGCTTGGCAGCCCCTTGTTGTGGGGCACAGCTGCCTACGCCATGGCTCACCCCGGACAGAGCGCTCACCTCTTTGACATTGAGCCACTGTCCCTCAACCGGGATCGGCGCATTGGCGTGGTTTGGACCACGCTGGATG from the Dongshaea marina genome contains:
- a CDS encoding manganese-dependent inorganic pyrophosphatase, which encodes MIQVVGHKSPDSDSICTALVAVELLKARGEEAKAVRQGELNRETQFILDRAGVNAPEMCTGVAGQKVWLVDYSDLTQAPDDIAEAEILGIIDHHRLGDVTTTNPLEAWIWPVGCSCTVLFNLLQIEKVEITRPMAMLMMSAILSDTVGFASPTCTDKDKDAVHALAPLAGIEDLDGYIKELLIAKTDIAGLSASELVEKDLKAYPYNDRKVVVGQIELATLEQVDGMIDELQADLTERCERDGLALAALMLTDITTATTRLLYQGEWAGKLEGYAKDGKLMMENTLSRKKQGWPWLQEVLK
- the crcB gene encoding fluoride efflux transporter CrcB; this encodes MFALAFVALGGAIGACMRFGISELMAWLLGRGFPYGTMTVNILGSLIMGLMVSLIQHQWLSGIPWRPFIMVGLLGALTTFSSFALDNILLLEQGAFIKAALNVVINVVVCLAAVYVGMQLIPSRS
- a CDS encoding universal stress protein; protein product: MPIKTRSAVGYRCILCCVDLLNPDESYLRRAAEFAKSREAELELVYVAEPHHRSFLGRLFGSAEAEQNLEELIYGARQQLEQWLPQLPGHISKQVMGVGSLADDLASQLKESQPDLIIMGQHHLSPLYRLLEGDELHGLVQHCACDLLILEAKRDWCHPMSLLAAVDFEPTTPVLLSMADQIACGLGGRLTALHVTELLQHANIALDLEEEPGEHLKQLQLADREMATALEQSDEFTLKACLLKTGEVEQLLLRGQRELKPDLMLLGNTHSSSIFRLDGHLHSLIHQLPGDILVLRIS
- a CDS encoding PHD finger domain-containing protein, with amino-acid sequence MKLIIHFTGTGDDPGSITKKEEREVKQTHCISQQCNHPLSGSNRQYCRVCRKDNFCSQCAPSREDYFNLSVCNDCYTEIQRKGLESGIADFINNRFYFETHQLEGSTALLIINGCHKTDVAGKVGRIFPDLSIICEKLRRLFNGNKFPITEYSLRSSLGDAYGGFYYHESRSGMFSSDIENLKQVDYKIVDHLILSGYSRGAVTCFAFAKYLNQRNLNDIPVYIFADQPVPGNHWQNSFSISQKHINLTSCTNIKFCKVILGSYDKKSMPMERRTFYKQMLPDFNPRTELEIERIPVPDHDYSEHFLSLSYAYARDFFVNSLDRYGIQACIYQFDFNSELNSLYQKHRDYRFAAPGFEQSIFMGGEREAGFRPPREPQFQTSNAFSHHYSKIKRKPEWTTQQQNSCISTDCENPTRMGHRHHCRLCGTGHFCDTCAPKRKYFRNERLCNACHKNYLNFARHQVEMNPRSSHALQEIDWANEELIAKLANEASIRLN
- a CDS encoding phosphatase PAP2 family protein, translated to MAQRKIQFMLMSWLLLAIIPAGFIITQISLFPGISLDGASSSLLYWITRSGNAPDGALTVVVVLLLGLFYLPRRIFRRLVLALIISLTLSLSLSHQLKNYFQEPRPNIVWLASQDLLSVPGFYQQPSSQRAELMSSALQRMDASQLISPSIERHWEKEVGYAFPSGHTIFATTLALVAAYYFLSAGFILIPVIICGWSLAMGLSRMLLGMHWPVDVLVSVLLAGMISALAIGVTHRLGLMLKKRDQPTR
- a CDS encoding iron-sulfur cluster assembly scaffold protein translates to MNYSTEVEQMCPIQRGPNHANAPIPVEGQWLNVKEVSALSGVSHGVGSCAPQQGAAKLTLNIKQGIIEEALIETVGCSGMTQSAAMAAEILTGKTILEALNTDLVCDAINVAMREIFLQYAYGRTQTAFSEGGLSIGACLEDLGKGLVSQVGTHYGTQAKGARYLQMAEGYITRLALDEHDEIIGYEFIHQGKLMALLAEGCPPEKALAETKGCYGRFDEAARTINPRHQ
- a CDS encoding PTS fructose transporter subunit IIABC; the protein is MITSLINEQLICLDLKATTKEQVFSELADLLSKQGKIGDKEQFLNDIRAREELGNTGFEEGIALPHAKSKAVTTPAVAIGISRSGIDYGAEDGLPSKLFFMIASPDGGADHHIEVLAELSSKLIEEGFVEAFMSAKTQEQALELLLERQEKPEALAQGESKGFIIGVTGCPAGVAHTYLAAEALEKAASKLGYQIKVETNGSIGVKNSPTPEEIARADAIVIGCDKQVDMQRFAGKRLIKTGVKAPIKDAPGLIEQALQAPEYQAGNESSSLEKQSAARSRSALYTYLMNGVSHMIPFVVTGGLLIALSLAIGGEPTAAGMAIPKGSMWQSVMDVGVVAFTLMIPILAGYIAYAIGDRPALAPGFIGGWIAAHGSFYGAAAGTGFIGAIIAGLLVGYFVRWLASRNYHKMIQPLVPIIIAPIVGTLFISCMFIFVIGAPIASLMDSMNQMLLHMSTGNVILLGIVLGGMAGFDMGGPVNKVAFLFSVGMIANGQTQFMGAMACAIPVAPLGMGLATLIGRKLDIFEKTEIEAGKAAGAMGLVGISEGAIPFAAQDPFSVIPANMIGSMVAAVLAFSFGVTDSVAHGGPIVALLGAMNKPFIAILCMIAGTVATALVAVFLKKMRKVRSQAKESQLEAQSEGAVA